One segment of Anguilla anguilla isolate fAngAng1 chromosome 1, fAngAng1.pri, whole genome shotgun sequence DNA contains the following:
- the LOC118209417 gene encoding sal-like protein 2, protein MWISDLPTILYHASLSQLSNMAAEKGITFTIAFTGQQVELHSRRMGRVCSAHSQHRQSRREIHDEPEDTPQTESLPPEQRCSEPRDTPWGFQQQSAPGERWSDTSPQAAVRTLQPPAGHSVGQRFPLLLTNPQRLHLGCSRWLCPPDKLAPPHPPPPPTPPRPPRPEQGLIKSISRVPRRTKQQSQADD, encoded by the exons GTACCACGCAAGCTTGTCACAGCTCTCCAACATGGCAGCTGAAAAAGGAATAACATTTACGATAGCATTTACAG gcCAGCAAGTTGAACTGCACAGTCGCCGTATGGGAAGAGTGTGTTCTGCTCACAGCCAGCACAGGCAAAGCAGGCGGGAGATTCACGATGAGCCGGAGGACACCCCGCAGACTGAAAGCCTCCCTCCAGAGCAGCGCTGTAGCGAACCGCGCGACACCCCGTGGGGCTTCCAGCAACAGTCAGCGCCGGGAGAGCGCTGGTCCGACACCAGCCCGCAGGCCGCGGTCCGCACACTGCAGCCTCCAGCCGGCCACTCAGTCGGCCAGCGATTCCCGCTATTGTTGACAAACCCTCAACGGCTCCATCTTGGCTGCAGCCGCTGGCTTTGTCCTCCTGATAAGCTTgcgccgccccaccccccccccccccccacccccccccgcccacctcgACCTGAACAGGGCCTCATCAAAAGCATTTCGAGAGTGCCACGGCGGACAAAGCAACAAAGCCAGGCGGACGACTGA